One Merismopedia glauca CCAP 1448/3 genomic window carries:
- a CDS encoding formylglycine-generating enzyme family protein, giving the protein MSWYDAVEFCSRLCKLTNQEYRLPSEAEWEYACRAGTTTPFHFGETITTDLANYDGNYTYGDAPKGKYRKTTTDVGSFPPNLFGLYDMHGLVWEWCADTWHENYKGATTDGSAWVVGDNNNCLPQINVVGGVVGNDNRSPVRGGSWDYHPRCCCSAYRSDDIAPPRGDFGFDIGFRVVYALRRTL; this is encoded by the coding sequence GTGTCTTGGTATGATGCAGTAGAATTTTGTTCCAGATTATGCAAGTTAACTAATCAAGAGTATAGACTACCCAGCGAAGCTGAATGGGAATACGCCTGTCGCGCTGGAACCACAACACCCTTTCATTTTGGCGAGACAATTACCACCGATTTAGCTAACTATGATGGCAACTATACTTATGGGGATGCACCCAAAGGAAAATATCGAAAAACAACAACAGATGTAGGTAGTTTTCCTCCCAATCTTTTTGGCTTATACGATATGCACGGGTTAGTGTGGGAATGGTGTGCTGATACTTGGCATGAAAACTATAAAGGTGCTACAACAGATGGTAGTGCTTGGGTAGTTGGTGATAATAATAACTGTTTGCCCCAAATTAATGTGGTAGGAGGGGTAGTTGGTAATGATAACCGTTCGCCTGTGCGGGGTGGCTCTTGGGACTACCATCCTCGTTGCTGCTGTTCTGCTTACCGCAGTGACGACATAGCGCCACCTCGTGGCGATTTCGGCTTCGATATCGGTTTTCGTGTGGTGTACGCGCTCAGGAGGACTCTTTAG